The following coding sequences lie in one Anomalospiza imberbis isolate Cuckoo-Finch-1a 21T00152 chromosome 17, ASM3175350v1, whole genome shotgun sequence genomic window:
- the SLC52A3 gene encoding solute carrier family 52, riboflavin transporter, member 3 isoform X2, producing the protein MALLTHLLACAFGMGSWVAINGLWVEVPLLVTVLPEQWYLPSYITIIIQMANVGPLFVTLLNRFQPGLLKEVAVIYAIVSMGAIACLLLAFLWNHTSLIAGTSHSTPFLILTFFLALVDCTSSVTFLPFMMQLQPQYTNTFFIGEGLSGLIPSLIALGQGSGISSCTNVSYKVNITTGNETVESTIFRLETRYLPPNFSTLIFFLLMTVMMLTCLLAFFFLTRQPRVWELSQQHLFPSSIVLNSFDQILDEGPDSHLSRGCSCSKDPKGPGDILPQKISYSLTQLTLIYFLIAWVSALTNGVLPSVQSYSCLPYGHTTYHLAATLSSMANPLACIVAMFLPSRSLTLMVILTMAGTGFGAYNMAIAVMSPCPLLQQSQWGDVIIVLSWVLFTGTLSYMKVMAGVILRSRSRSALVWYGVLEQLGSLLGALLMFPLVNVYGLFKSADYCSLQCPS; encoded by the exons ATGGCACTGCTCACCCATCTTCTGGCCTGTGCCTTCGGCATGGGCTCCTGGGTGGCCATCAACGGGCTGTGGGTGGAGGTGCCACTGCTGGTGACAGTGCTGCCGGAGCAGTGGTACCTCCCCTCCtacatcaccatcatcatccaGATGGCCAACGTGGGACCACTCTTTGTCACCCTTTTGAATCGCTTTCAGCCTGGCTTGCTGAAGGAGGTGGCTGTTATCTATGCAATCGTGTCCATGGGTGCCATAGCCTGCTTGCTCCTGGCTTTTCTCTGGAACCACACGTCCCTCATTGCCGGAACATCCCACAGCACCCCCTTCCTAATCCTTACCTTCTTCCTGGCCCTGGTGGACTGCACCTCCTCTGTCACCTTCCTGCCCTTCATgatgcagctgcagccccagtaCACAAACACCTTCTTCATAGGTGAAGGGCTAAGTGGGCTGATCCCTTCTCTCATtgccctgggccagggctcTGGTATCTCCAGCTGCACCAATGTAAGCTACAAGGTCAACATCACCACCGGCAATGAGACCGTGGAGAGCACCATCTTCCGTCTGGAGACCCGCTACCTCCCACCCAACTTCTCCACCCTCATCTTTTTCCTGCTCATGACTGTAATGATGCTTACCTGCTTGCTGGCCTTCTTCTTCCTTACCCGGCAGCCCAGGGTGTGGGAGCTCTCTCAGCAGCACCTCTTTCCCAGCAGCATTGTGCTGAACTCATTTGACCAGATCCTTGATGAGGGACCTGACTCGCACCTGAGCAGAGGCTGCTCATGCTCAAAGGATCCCAAGGGCCCTGGGGACATCCTGCCACAGAAGATCTCCTACTCCCTAACCCAGCTCACCCTCATCTACTTCCTCATCGCCTGGGTGAGTGCCCTAACAAACGGGGTCCTGCCATCCGTGCAGTCCTACTCCTGCCTGCCCTACGGACACACCACGTACCACCTGGCAGCCACGCTCAGCTCCATGGCCAACCCCCTGGCCTGCATCGTGGCCATGTTCCTGCCCAGCAG GTCCCTGACCCTGATGGTCATCCTCACTATGGCAGGGACAGGCTTTGGTGCCTACAACATGGCCATCGCAGTGATGAGTCCCTGCCCACTCCTCCAGCAGTCCCAGTGGGGCGATGTCATCATC GTCCTCTCCTGGGTGCTGTTCACCGGGACACTCTCCTACATGAAGGTGATGGCCGGGGTGATCCTGCGGAGCCGCAGCCGCAGCGCGCTGGTGTGGTACggggtgctggagcagctgggctcCCTCCTCGGGGCACTGCTCATGTTCCCCCTTGTCAACGTCTATGGCCTTTTCAAATCTGCTGACTACTGCAGCCTGCAGTGCCCATCATGA
- the FAM110A gene encoding protein FAM110A: MPVEALQAGDTMKGVTVTAPFTSAMPVRILRKGPAYFRRHAEPGAGKPSAVERLEADKAKYVKSQKVASTKQEPVKPLLLKQPLFTPGVRRAVLTPCRRAPPGPRRADAASPKTSLDLEILNNLINLCDSPFPKAESPLSRECRWRAEAPEVEGAVKPPESPATTKPPGSVAVRRVDVRPCGAPRSPVTPLPASPIPAGLPVTPSRSSPARPESARRQPLLHRSKSDLSDRFSRATADLERFFNYCGLDPEEMQDMGAERFARASSDIVSLKFHSVSTASSEGGHSPPSAATPEGRPAERVPYGISIIERNARVIKWLYGLRQAREPQQVSDV, encoded by the coding sequence ATGCCCGTCGAGGCGCTGCAAGCCGGTGACACCATGAAGGGGGTGACGGTGACGGCGCCTTTCACCTCGGCCATGCCGGTCCGTATTCTCCGCAAAGGGCCCGCGTATTTCCGCCGGCACGCCGAGCCGGGGGCCGGGAAGCCCAGCGCAGTGGAGAGGCTGGAGGCCGACAAGGCCAAGTACGTGAAGAGCCAGAAGGTCGCCAGCACCAAGCAGGAGCCGGTGAAGCCACTGCTGCTCAAGCAGCCCCTCTTCACCCCCGGAGTGCGCCGTGCTGTGCTCACCCCCTGCCGCAGGGCGCCCCCGGGGCCACGCCGCGCCGATGCTGCCAGCCCGAAGACCTCCCTTGACCTGGAGATCCTCAACAACCTCATCAACCTCTGTGACAGCCCCTTCCCTAAGGCGGAGAGCCCGCTGAGCAGGGAGTGCAGGTGGCGAGCGGAAGCGCCAGAGGTGGAGGGGGCTGTCAAGCCACCGGAGAGCCCGGCCACCACCAAGCCCCCCGGCAGTGTGGCTGTGCGGAGGGTGGACGTCCGTCCCTGTGGAGCTCCGCGGAGCCCAGTGACACCTCTGCCTGCGtcccccatcccagctgggcTGCCTGTGACCCCGTCCCGGAGCTCACCCGCCCGCCCGGAGAGCGCCCGCCGGCAGCCGCTGCTGCACCGCTCCAAGTCGGACCTGAGCGATCGGTTCTCGCGGGCCACCGCCGACCTGGAGCGCTTCTTCAACTACTGTGGCCTTGACCCCGAGGAGATGCAGGACATGGGGGCTGAGCGCTTCGCCCGCGCCAGCTCTGACATCGTGTCCCTCAAGTTCCACAGCGTGAGCACGGCCAGCTCGGAGGGCGGCCACTCGCCACCCAGCGCCGCCACGCCGGAGGGACGGCCGGCGGAGCGCGTGCCCTACGGCATCTCCATCATCGAGCGCAACGCCCGTGTCATCAAGTGGCTCTACGGCCTGCGCCAGGCCAGGGAGCCCCAGCAGGTCTCCGATGTGTAG
- the SLC52A3 gene encoding solute carrier family 52, riboflavin transporter, member 3 isoform X1 translates to MRPGEAHQDPHPGQEGTISSLEGGKGVHRACRGQSGAGLGCVSHTLMACRRESVLPTQAVVMGGQGQDLEGSDLTSALIKVSPPSTAASLAGPGTQPRAMALLTHLLACAFGMGSWVAINGLWVEVPLLVTVLPEQWYLPSYITIIIQMANVGPLFVTLLNRFQPGLLKEVAVIYAIVSMGAIACLLLAFLWNHTSLIAGTSHSTPFLILTFFLALVDCTSSVTFLPFMMQLQPQYTNTFFIGEGLSGLIPSLIALGQGSGISSCTNVSYKVNITTGNETVESTIFRLETRYLPPNFSTLIFFLLMTVMMLTCLLAFFFLTRQPRVWELSQQHLFPSSIVLNSFDQILDEGPDSHLSRGCSCSKDPKGPGDILPQKISYSLTQLTLIYFLIAWVSALTNGVLPSVQSYSCLPYGHTTYHLAATLSSMANPLACIVAMFLPSRSLTLMVILTMAGTGFGAYNMAIAVMSPCPLLQQSQWGDVIIVLSWVLFTGTLSYMKVMAGVILRSRSRSALVWYGVLEQLGSLLGALLMFPLVNVYGLFKSADYCSLQCPS, encoded by the exons ATGAGACCAGGTGAAGCTCATCAGGATCCACAcccagggcaggagggcacCATATCATCACTTGAAGGGGGCAAAGGGGTCCACAGAGCCTGCAGAGGGCAaagtggggctgggctgggctgtgtgtccCACACCCTCATGGCATGTAGGAGGGAATCTGTTCTGCCAACACAGGCAGTGGTCATGGGAGGACAGGGCCAGGATCTGGAAGGGTCAGATCTCACCTCAGCACTCATCAAAGTTTctccccccagcacagcagcgTCACTCGCAGGCCCAGGCACCCAGCCTCGAGCCATGGCACTGCTCACCCATCTTCTGGCCTGTGCCTTCGGCATGGGCTCCTGGGTGGCCATCAACGGGCTGTGGGTGGAGGTGCCACTGCTGGTGACAGTGCTGCCGGAGCAGTGGTACCTCCCCTCCtacatcaccatcatcatccaGATGGCCAACGTGGGACCACTCTTTGTCACCCTTTTGAATCGCTTTCAGCCTGGCTTGCTGAAGGAGGTGGCTGTTATCTATGCAATCGTGTCCATGGGTGCCATAGCCTGCTTGCTCCTGGCTTTTCTCTGGAACCACACGTCCCTCATTGCCGGAACATCCCACAGCACCCCCTTCCTAATCCTTACCTTCTTCCTGGCCCTGGTGGACTGCACCTCCTCTGTCACCTTCCTGCCCTTCATgatgcagctgcagccccagtaCACAAACACCTTCTTCATAGGTGAAGGGCTAAGTGGGCTGATCCCTTCTCTCATtgccctgggccagggctcTGGTATCTCCAGCTGCACCAATGTAAGCTACAAGGTCAACATCACCACCGGCAATGAGACCGTGGAGAGCACCATCTTCCGTCTGGAGACCCGCTACCTCCCACCCAACTTCTCCACCCTCATCTTTTTCCTGCTCATGACTGTAATGATGCTTACCTGCTTGCTGGCCTTCTTCTTCCTTACCCGGCAGCCCAGGGTGTGGGAGCTCTCTCAGCAGCACCTCTTTCCCAGCAGCATTGTGCTGAACTCATTTGACCAGATCCTTGATGAGGGACCTGACTCGCACCTGAGCAGAGGCTGCTCATGCTCAAAGGATCCCAAGGGCCCTGGGGACATCCTGCCACAGAAGATCTCCTACTCCCTAACCCAGCTCACCCTCATCTACTTCCTCATCGCCTGGGTGAGTGCCCTAACAAACGGGGTCCTGCCATCCGTGCAGTCCTACTCCTGCCTGCCCTACGGACACACCACGTACCACCTGGCAGCCACGCTCAGCTCCATGGCCAACCCCCTGGCCTGCATCGTGGCCATGTTCCTGCCCAGCAG GTCCCTGACCCTGATGGTCATCCTCACTATGGCAGGGACAGGCTTTGGTGCCTACAACATGGCCATCGCAGTGATGAGTCCCTGCCCACTCCTCCAGCAGTCCCAGTGGGGCGATGTCATCATC GTCCTCTCCTGGGTGCTGTTCACCGGGACACTCTCCTACATGAAGGTGATGGCCGGGGTGATCCTGCGGAGCCGCAGCCGCAGCGCGCTGGTGTGGTACggggtgctggagcagctgggctcCCTCCTCGGGGCACTGCTCATGTTCCCCCTTGTCAACGTCTATGGCCTTTTCAAATCTGCTGACTACTGCAGCCTGCAGTGCCCATCATGA